One Acidimicrobiales bacterium genomic window, GGTCTCGAGCAGCAGCCGCTCGGCGGCGGCGAGGATCTCCTCCCGCAGCCGCTCGCCCTCCCCCCGCCGGGCGCGGGCCCGGCGGGGGGCGGCGGTGGTCATCGTCCCGAGCCGACCAGCACCGGCTCCTCCTCGTGCGGGGCGGCGGGCGCCGGCTCCCCGGCCGACTCCCGCAGCCCGAAGCGGTCGTGGATGCGGCGCAGCGAGGCCGGCGCCCACCAGTTGGCCCGGCCGGCGAGGCGCATGAACGCCGGGACCAGGGTCGCCCGGATGAGGAAGGCGTCCATCAGCACGGCCAGCGTGAGGCCGAGGCCGAACAGCTTGATGAACGTGACCCGGGAGGTGGCGAAGGCCACGAGCACCACGGCGATGAGCACGGCCGCGGCCGTCACGATCCGGCCGGTGCGCTCCAGGCCGAGGGCGACCGAGCCGGCGTCGTCGCCGGTGCGGTCGTGCTCCTCCTTGATGCGGCTGAGGAGGAACACCTCGTAGTCCATGGAGAGCCCGAAGGCGATGCAGAACATGAGGATCGGCGTCGTGGTGTCGACGGTGCCCGTCGGCGTGAAGTCGAGCACGCCGGACAGGTTGCCATCCTGGAAGACCCACACCATGGCGCCGAACGTGGCGCTCAGGCTGAGCACGTTGAGGACGAGGGCCTTGACCGGGACGAGCACGCTCCCGAACAGCAGGAACAGCAGCACGAACGTCACCACGGCGATGACGGCGACGGCGAGGGGCAGGCGGCCGAACAGCGACGCCTTCGAGTCGACCAGCTGGGCCGACGGGCCGGCCACCAGCACCTCGAACGGGGCGTCGGTGGCCCGCACGGCCCGCACCAGGTCCTCGCCCTCGTCGGAGTAGGCCTCGACGTTCGGCACGACCGACAGCCACGTGCCCTCGTCGGCCGCGAACCGGGCGCTGGCCGGGCCGCCCTCGATGACCCGCCGGCCGAGGATGTACGACCCGGTCACGGCGTCGACCCTGGCCACGCCGGGGATGGCCGACAGGCGGGCGGCGTAGGCGTCGATCTCGCCCGTGGCGGCGGCCGGGTCGCCGGCGCCGGGGGCGACGACGGACAGGGCCGTCGCCTCCTCGGAGGCGAACTCGTCCCGCAGCACCTGGGACACCTGGTGGGACGACGCGTCCGCCGGGAGCACCCGGTCGTCGGGCAGGCCGAAGTCGATGCGCAGGAACGGCCCGCCCAGCACGAGCAGCACGACCACCACCGCGGTCGCGATGGGCAGCGGCCGGCGCATGACGGCGACGGCCAGCCGGTGCCACATGCCCTCGCCCTCGGCCGGCGTGCGCCGGTGCCAGAGCGTGAGCGCGTCGACCCGGCGCCCGAGCAGGGCGAGGATGGCAGGCAGCACGACGACGGCGGCGACGGCCGCGATCAGGGCGACGGCCACGCCCGCGTAGGCGAACGAGCGCAGGAAGGCGAGCGGGAACACGAGCAGGGCCGACAGCGAGGCGGCCACGGTGAGGGCGCTGAAGGCGACCGTGCGGCCGGCCGTGCGGACGGTGGTGCGCACGGCGTCGTCGGGCGCCGCGCCCCGCCGCAGCTCCTCCCGGAACCGGGAGACCACGAACAGGCTGTAGTCGATGGCCAGGCCGAGGCCCATCGCCGTCGTGAGGTTCAGCGAGAAGATGGAGACCTGGGTGACGGCGGCCAGGGCCGACAGCACGAGCATGGTCCCGACCACGGCGAGGGCGCCGACGGCGAGCGGCAGGGCGGCGGCGACGACGCTGCCGAACACGACGATCAGCAGCAGGAGGGTGACGGGCAGGGCGATCATCTCCGCCCGGCGCAGGTCCTCCTCGATGGTCGTGCCGACCTGGCGGAACACCTCGGCGAACCCGCCGACCTCGACGGTCACCGTCCCGTCGTCCCTCGCGAAGCGGGGCGAGATCTCGGCGATGCGCTCGTCGACCTCGTCCTCGTCGCCCTCGATGCGGCCGACGACCAGCGCCCGGTCGCCGTCCTCGTTGCGCAGCGGCGGCACGTTGCCGAGGCTCCAGTACGACGCCACCTCGGCCACGCCGGGCTGGGCCGCCAGCTCCTCGGTGAGCGCCTGGCCGGCGGCGGCGACGGCCGGGTCGTCGACGGAGCCGCCGTCGGCGGTCACCAGCAGCACGACGTTCGGCGTGCCCGTGCCGAAGTGGTCGCGCAGCAGGTCCTCGGCCCTGGTCGACTCGGCGCCCGGGTCCTCGAACCCGCCCGACGACAGCCGCTCGGCCACCCCGCCGCCCAGCGCGCCGGCGACGGCGAAGGCCACCAGGGCGACGACCAGCACGAGCCGCCGCCTCGCCGTCACCAGCCGTCCGATCGCCTCCAGCATGGGGGCCTCCCTCGTTGCTAACAGTGTTACGTTACCGTCGTTAGCATCCGGCCGGCCGGGTGGGTATGTCCAGAGACAGCGGTCACAGGACGGGCGTGGCGGTTGGCACGGCCCTTACGCTCCGCCCATGGCGACCGCGCCAGCGCTCGACGACCCGCCCGCCTTCCCGGGCGCCCGCCGCCCCGACCGGACGCGGACGGTCGTCTCGTCCGGGCTCCGCCTGGCCGTCCACGTGTGGGGCGCCGAGGACGCCCCGCCCATGCTCCTCGTCCACGGCGGGTTCGACTTCGCCGGCACCTTCGACGTGTTCGC contains:
- a CDS encoding MMPL family transporter; this translates as MLEAIGRLVTARRRLVLVVALVAFAVAGALGGGVAERLSSGGFEDPGAESTRAEDLLRDHFGTGTPNVVLLVTADGGSVDDPAVAAAGQALTEELAAQPGVAEVASYWSLGNVPPLRNEDGDRALVVGRIEGDEDEVDERIAEISPRFARDDGTVTVEVGGFAEVFRQVGTTIEEDLRRAEMIALPVTLLLLIVVFGSVVAAALPLAVGALAVVGTMLVLSALAAVTQVSIFSLNLTTAMGLGLAIDYSLFVVSRFREELRRGAAPDDAVRTTVRTAGRTVAFSALTVAASLSALLVFPLAFLRSFAYAGVAVALIAAVAAVVVLPAILALLGRRVDALTLWHRRTPAEGEGMWHRLAVAVMRRPLPIATAVVVVLLVLGGPFLRIDFGLPDDRVLPADASSHQVSQVLRDEFASEEATALSVVAPGAGDPAAATGEIDAYAARLSAIPGVARVDAVTGSYILGRRVIEGGPASARFAADEGTWLSVVPNVEAYSDEGEDLVRAVRATDAPFEVLVAGPSAQLVDSKASLFGRLPLAVAVIAVVTFVLLFLLFGSVLVPVKALVLNVLSLSATFGAMVWVFQDGNLSGVLDFTPTGTVDTTTPILMFCIAFGLSMDYEVFLLSRIKEEHDRTGDDAGSVALGLERTGRIVTAAAVLIAVVLVAFATSRVTFIKLFGLGLTLAVLMDAFLIRATLVPAFMRLAGRANWWAPASLRRIHDRFGLRESAGEPAPAAPHEEEPVLVGSGR